The proteins below come from a single Staphylococcus sp. MI 10-1553 genomic window:
- a CDS encoding fructose bisphosphate aldolase: MNQEQFDKVKNGDGFIAALDQSGGSTPKALRGYGVSEDQYTNDDEMFKLVHDMRTRIVTSPSFTADKVLGAILFEQTMDREVEGKHTGEYLAEKGIVPFLKVDKGLEDKENGVQLMKPIPELDSLLDRANEHKIFGTKMRSNILEFNKEGIDAVVEQQFGIARQIISKGLVPIIEPEVNIDAEQKAEIEAYLAESIQKHLDKLGSEDYVMLKITIPTQKNQYQSLINHPNVVRVVALSGGYSLEKANEFLKTNHGLIASFSRALINDLRVSQSDEEFDRLLGQTIDAIYDASVNKI, from the coding sequence ATGAATCAAGAACAATTTGATAAAGTTAAAAATGGAGATGGATTTATCGCAGCCCTTGACCAAAGTGGTGGTAGTACACCTAAAGCGTTACGTGGCTACGGTGTTTCAGAAGATCAATACACTAATGATGACGAAATGTTCAAACTCGTTCATGACATGCGTACGCGTATTGTGACTTCTCCGTCATTTACTGCAGATAAAGTGCTTGGAGCGATTTTGTTCGAACAAACGATGGATCGTGAAGTAGAAGGGAAGCACACTGGTGAATATTTAGCTGAAAAAGGTATTGTACCTTTCTTAAAAGTAGATAAAGGTCTTGAAGATAAAGAAAATGGCGTTCAACTCATGAAACCTATTCCTGAGTTAGACAGTTTATTAGATCGTGCGAATGAACACAAAATCTTCGGTACAAAAATGCGTTCTAACATTTTAGAATTCAACAAAGAAGGTATCGATGCAGTTGTTGAACAACAATTTGGTATTGCACGCCAAATCATTTCAAAAGGCCTCGTGCCTATTATCGAGCCTGAAGTGAATATTGATGCAGAACAAAAAGCTGAAATTGAAGCATATTTAGCTGAATCAATTCAAAAACATCTAGACAAACTTGGTTCTGAAGACTATGTGATGTTAAAAATTACAATTCCAACTCAAAAAAATCAATATCAATCATTAATTAACCATCCAAATGTCGTACGTGTTGTTGCATTATCAGGTGGTTATAGTCTTGAAAAAGCAAATGAATTCTTAAAAACAAATCACGGCTTAATCGCAAGTTTCTCACGTGCATTAATTAACGACTTACGCGTGAGCCAATCTGACGAAGAATTTGATCGTTTATTAGGTCAAACGATTGATGCGATTTACGATGCGTCAGTCAACAAAATCTAA
- the iolB gene encoding 5-deoxy-glucuronate isomerase has protein sequence MSYLLKKARHSEHEISFVHQHQMSDLDLDYIGFEVLDLVKGSEHVFETKQLEVCVVVHTGKVNIKVDNQDFESLGRRKTAFDRVPTDSVYASKERTLSVTAIDDATIILCYSKCSVQRPTQLIKAEDNTVEDRGKYANQRHVHNILPDSHEASENLLVVEVYTNQGNWSSYPPHKHDVDNLPNESLLEEVYYHEMNPQQGFVFQRVYTDDRSIDETMTVENRDVVVVPKGYHPVGVPDGYDSYYLNVMAGPQKIWKFNNAKEHEWIIDRD, from the coding sequence ATGTCTTATTTACTCAAAAAGGCTAGACATTCAGAGCATGAAATATCATTTGTCCATCAACATCAAATGAGTGATTTGGATCTAGATTATATTGGATTTGAAGTACTTGATCTTGTAAAAGGGTCGGAACATGTTTTTGAGACGAAACAACTTGAAGTCTGTGTCGTTGTTCACACAGGTAAAGTGAATATTAAAGTAGATAATCAAGATTTCGAAAGCTTAGGACGTAGAAAAACAGCTTTTGATAGAGTGCCAACTGATAGTGTTTATGCATCAAAAGAACGGACTCTATCAGTAACGGCTATAGATGATGCAACAATCATATTATGTTATTCAAAATGTAGTGTGCAAAGACCGACGCAATTAATTAAAGCAGAAGATAATACGGTAGAAGATCGTGGTAAATATGCAAATCAAAGACATGTACACAACATATTGCCTGATTCTCATGAAGCGAGTGAAAATCTATTAGTTGTTGAAGTGTATACAAATCAAGGAAACTGGTCGAGCTATCCTCCACATAAACACGATGTTGATAATTTACCAAATGAATCTCTTCTAGAAGAGGTTTACTATCATGAAATGAACCCTCAGCAAGGTTTTGTGTTCCAACGTGTTTATACCGATGATAGAAGTATTGACGAAACAATGACCGTTGAAAATCGAGATGTCGTAGTTGTTCCTAAAGGTTATCATCCTGTAGGTGTGCCTGATGGATATGATAGTTATTACTTAAACGTAATGGCTGGTCCTCAGAAAATTTGGAAGTTTAATAATGCAAAAGAACATGAATGGATCATTGATAGAGATTAG
- a CDS encoding DeoR/GlpR family DNA-binding transcription regulator codes for MKAKRIVEIEHFINIKNAVTLEELSKNFNVSINTIRRDINQLVKMDKVKKVYGGVESVNISHSIATDFNDRNIEHSEDKRHIGKLAAQKLEAGDVVYIDTGTTTMHILDYIDKSLPLTVITNSLDVMNKAVQLESIDLFIIGEQFKKTTRSFIGVDRHSLLNKMNIQKAFMAATGINVPNGLSNSEVEENYIKQLVMKKSKQKYICVDSSKMNKSTLLTYAPLDSVHSIITNQPLPENISDFAEKNGIEVNY; via the coding sequence ATGAAAGCCAAACGTATTGTTGAAATTGAACATTTCATAAATATTAAAAATGCCGTCACTTTAGAGGAACTTAGTAAAAATTTTAATGTCTCAATTAATACTATAAGAAGAGATATCAACCAATTAGTGAAAATGGATAAAGTTAAGAAAGTTTATGGAGGCGTTGAATCTGTAAATATTTCTCATTCAATCGCAACTGATTTTAATGACCGTAACATTGAACACTCGGAAGACAAAAGACATATAGGAAAATTAGCAGCTCAAAAATTAGAAGCTGGAGATGTAGTGTATATAGATACTGGGACGACTACAATGCACATCCTTGACTATATCGATAAATCTTTACCTTTAACAGTTATTACCAATAGCCTAGATGTGATGAATAAGGCAGTACAATTAGAAAGTATAGATTTATTTATCATCGGCGAACAATTTAAAAAGACAACCCGATCTTTTATAGGCGTAGATCGTCACTCCTTATTAAATAAGATGAATATTCAAAAGGCTTTTATGGCAGCAACAGGAATCAATGTCCCAAATGGTTTAAGTAATTCAGAGGTAGAAGAAAATTATATCAAACAACTTGTTATGAAAAAAAGCAAACAAAAATATATTTGTGTAGACTCAAGTAAGATGAATAAAAGTACTCTGTTAACTTATGCCCCTCTTGATAGTGTTCATTCAATCATTACAAATCAGCCTTTACCAGAAAACATTTCTGACTTCGCTGAAAAAAATGGCATCGAAGTTAACTATTAA
- a CDS encoding CoA-acylating methylmalonate-semialdehyde dehydrogenase, translated as MAELLKNYIGGKWVESKSEEKIEVLNPATKEVIAYVPVSTREELDEAAKIAQEAFLKWKEVAVPKRARILFKFQQLLMENKETLANIITKENGKNTQEALGEVQRGIENVEFACAAPTLMMGDSLSSIATNIEGTSYKYPVGVVGGITPFNFPMMVPCWMFPMAIALGNSFIIKPSERTPLLVNKLVELLEEAGLPAGVFNVVHGTVEVVNGICENENIKAISFVGSKTVGEIVYKKGTANLKRVQCLTGAKNHTIVLDDADIDTAVKDVIGAAFGSAGERCMAAAVVAVQEGVYDTFKEKLVQAAKDIVIGNGIEDNVFLGPVIREENKVRTLKYVDIGVEEGATLVLDGRENNNEEGYFVKPTIFENITTDMTIWKDEIFAPVLSLVKVKSLKEGIQLANQSEFANGACLFTDSASSIRYFRENIDAGMLGINLGVPAPMAIFPFSGWKSSFFGSLHCNGKDSVEFYTHRKVVTARQGEPRF; from the coding sequence ATGGCTGAACTTTTAAAAAATTATATTGGTGGCAAATGGGTTGAATCAAAATCCGAAGAAAAGATTGAAGTTTTGAATCCTGCAACAAAAGAAGTGATTGCATATGTACCGGTTTCAACGAGAGAAGAACTCGATGAAGCAGCAAAAATAGCACAAGAAGCTTTCTTAAAATGGAAAGAGGTAGCTGTACCTAAGAGAGCACGTATCTTATTTAAGTTTCAACAGCTACTTATGGAAAATAAAGAAACATTAGCGAATATTATCACCAAAGAAAATGGTAAAAATACGCAAGAAGCACTTGGTGAAGTACAACGTGGAATTGAAAACGTTGAATTTGCATGTGCTGCACCAACATTAATGATGGGTGACTCTTTATCAAGCATTGCTACAAATATTGAAGGAACAAGCTATAAATACCCAGTAGGTGTTGTAGGAGGTATTACACCGTTCAACTTCCCAATGATGGTTCCTTGTTGGATGTTCCCAATGGCTATCGCATTAGGTAATTCATTTATTATTAAACCTTCTGAGCGCACACCATTATTAGTCAACAAACTCGTGGAATTATTAGAAGAAGCAGGCTTACCAGCAGGTGTATTTAATGTTGTACATGGCACAGTAGAAGTTGTGAATGGCATATGTGAAAACGAAAATATTAAGGCCATCTCATTTGTTGGATCAAAAACTGTCGGTGAAATTGTATATAAAAAAGGAACTGCAAACTTAAAAAGAGTGCAGTGCTTAACTGGAGCTAAAAACCATACGATTGTTTTAGATGATGCAGATATCGATACCGCGGTTAAAGATGTCATTGGTGCAGCTTTTGGTTCTGCGGGTGAAAGATGTATGGCAGCGGCGGTAGTTGCAGTACAAGAAGGCGTTTATGACACATTTAAAGAAAAGCTTGTACAAGCAGCCAAAGATATCGTTATTGGTAATGGTATTGAAGATAATGTCTTTTTAGGTCCTGTTATTAGAGAAGAAAATAAAGTAAGAACGTTGAAATATGTAGATATCGGTGTTGAAGAAGGTGCCACACTTGTATTAGATGGTCGAGAAAATAACAACGAAGAAGGCTATTTTGTTAAGCCTACTATTTTTGAAAATATCACGACTGATATGACAATTTGGAAAGATGAAATATTTGCTCCAGTACTTTCATTAGTAAAAGTTAAATCACTTAAAGAAGGTATTCAATTAGCAAACCAATCTGAATTTGCTAACGGCGCATGTTTATTTACGGATAGTGCTTCTTCAATCAGATACTTTAGAGAAAATATTGACGCTGGAATGTTAGGAATTAATCTAGGTGTACCTGCACCTATGGCAATTTTCCCGTTCTCTGGTTGGAAATCTTCATTCTTTGGATCGCTCCACTGTAATGGTAAAGATAGTGTTGAATTCTACACACATCGAAAGGTTGTTACAGCACGCCAAGGTGAACCAAGATTTTAA
- a CDS encoding M23 family metallopeptidase, giving the protein MKKWISISTLAVSASILGAAGHTADAAEQPQQTQATTSQSSLDIFSYGYITKDMQGNFHHTLDGKWEQSMFDNKTYYFTRIDNEGHIHYYYFPIQYIQQGSYDDNDYTASQSHDNVQQHSNTAQSNTAQNTTNQQGTHVYNQQPNTAAQSNNQASTGQYSVASSQQANDTRQTDQSQSPQQVQAPQTDNSTQPASSQQSSGHAESADWLTRHQQLQPYGHYHGSGAHYGVDYAMDENTPVYSLTDGKVIQSGWSNYGGGNQVTIQEANSDKYQWYMHMNKLNVQAGDQVKAGDQIGLSGSTGNSTAPHLHFQRMDGGVGNQYAVDPTNYLNQKS; this is encoded by the coding sequence ATGAAAAAATGGATAAGCATTTCGACTTTGGCTGTCTCAGCAAGTATTTTGGGAGCTGCGGGTCACACTGCAGATGCTGCTGAACAACCACAACAAACACAAGCCACAACATCTCAGTCATCGCTAGACATTTTCTCATATGGCTATATAACTAAAGATATGCAAGGCAACTTCCATCACACACTCGATGGCAAATGGGAGCAAAGCATGTTTGACAATAAAACGTACTATTTCACACGTATCGATAACGAAGGACATATTCACTATTATTATTTCCCTATTCAATACATTCAACAAGGTTCATACGATGACAACGACTACACAGCAAGTCAAAGTCATGACAACGTGCAACAACATAGCAATACAGCTCAAAGCAATACAGCTCAAAACACTACAAATCAACAAGGGACACATGTATACAATCAACAACCAAATACAGCTGCTCAATCAAACAATCAAGCTAGTACTGGACAATATAGTGTTGCTTCATCACAACAAGCTAATGACACACGTCAAACGGATCAATCTCAGTCACCACAACAAGTTCAAGCACCGCAAACTGACAATTCGACACAACCTGCTTCATCACAACAAAGTTCAGGTCATGCCGAATCAGCGGATTGGTTAACACGTCATCAACAATTACAACCATACGGCCACTATCACGGCAGTGGCGCGCACTATGGTGTAGACTACGCGATGGATGAAAATACACCTGTCTATTCACTCACAGACGGTAAAGTCATTCAAAGTGGTTGGAGTAACTATGGTGGCGGTAACCAAGTCACAATTCAAGAAGCCAACAGTGATAAATATCAATGGTATATGCATATGAACAAATTAAATGTGCAAGCGGGCGACCAAGTGAAAGCCGGTGACCAAATCGGATTATCAGGAAGTACAGGGAATTCAACTGCCCCTCACCTTCACTTCCAACGCATGGATGGCGGCGTTGGCAATCAATACGCAGTCGATCCAACAAACTATTTAAACCAAAAATCTTGA